A single Ctenopharyngodon idella isolate HZGC_01 chromosome 22, HZGC01, whole genome shotgun sequence DNA region contains:
- the LOC127505444 gene encoding potassium voltage-gated channel subfamily A member 3, translated as MDDHLSLLHSPPPSSSKHRGNNLVNHGYTENEQDTMTIVACDNMLEESAALPGHHSLERYEPDHECCERVVINISGLRFETQLKTLSQFPETLLGDPKKRMRYFDPLRNEYFFDRNRPSFDAILYYYQSGGRIRRPVNVPIDIFSEEIRFYELGEEAMEKFREDEGFIKEEERPLPTNEFQRQVWLLFEYPESSGPARGIAIVSVLVILISIVIFCLETLPEFRDDKDPTTVAPLMNGTLPYFTSPFSDPFFVVETLCIIWFSFELLVRFFACPSKATFSKNIMNIIDIVAIIPYFITLGTELAERQGNGQQAMSLAILRVIRLVRVFRIFKLSRHSKGLQILGQTLKASMRELGLLIFFLFIGVILFSSAVYFAEADDPDSGFNSIPDAFWWAVVTMTTVGYGDMHPVTIGGKIVGSLCAIAGVLTIALPVPVIVSNFNYFYHRETEGEEQAQYLHIGSCQPLSSSEELKKTRSTSSLSKSEYMVIEEGINSAFKQPNFPAQNNQNCVNIKKLFTDV; from the coding sequence ATGGACGACCACCTTAGCCTCCTCCACTCGCCTCCGCCTTCCTCAAGCAAGCACCGGGGCAACAACCTCGTGAACCACGGATACACCGAAAACGAGCAAGACACCATGACAATTGTTGCTTGCGACAACATGCTGGAGGAGTCGGCGGCGCTGCCCGGGCACCACTCGCTGGAGCGCTACGAGCCAGACCACGAGTGTTGCGAGAGAGTTGTCATCAATATCTCGGGCTTGCGATTCGAGACACAGCTCAAAACCCTGTCCCAGTTCCCCGAGACTTTACTCGGCGACCCCAAGAAGAGAATGCGCTACTTTGACCCCCTCAGAAACGAGTATTTCTTTGACAGGAATCGACCGAGCTTCGATGCCATTTTGTATTACTACCAGTCAGGGGGGCGTATACGGAGACCCGTGAACGTTCCTATTGACATTTTCTCCGAAGAGATACGCTTCTATGAGCTAGGGGAAGAGGCTATGGAGAAATTCCGAGAGGATGAGGGCTTTATAAAAGAGGAAGAGCGTCCTTTGCCCACCAATGAATTCCAGCGACAGGTGTGGCTGCTGTTTGAGTACCCGGAGAGCTCGGGTCCGGCCAGGGGCATTGCGATCGTCTCGGTGCTGGTCATTTTGATATCGATCGTTATCTTTTGTCTGGAAACATTACCCGAGTTTCGGGACGACAAAGACCCGACGACGGTCGCCCCGCTTATGAACGGAACTCTCCCGTACTTCACAAGTCCCTTCTCGGACCCGTTCTTTGTGGTTGAGACTCTTTGCATCATCTGGTTCTCTTTCGAACTGCTCGTCAGGTTCTTCGCGTGCCCGAGCAAAGCCACGTTCTCCAAGAACATCATGAACATAATTGACATTGTGGCCATCATACCCTATTTCATCACTTTGGGGACAGAACTCGCGGAACGGCAAGGCAACGGCCAGCAGGCGATGTCCTTGGCCATTCTCCGGGTCATCAGACTAGTCCGCGTGTTCCGGATATTCAAACTCTCGCGGCACTCTAAAGGGCTCCAGATTCTGGGGCAAACGCTCAAAGCCAGCATGCGCGAGCTGGGCTTGTTGATATTCTTTCTCTTCATCGGTGTCATCTTATTCTCGAGCGCCGTCTACTTCGCCGAGGCGGACGATCCCGACTCGGGCTTCAACAGCATCCCTGATGCGTTCTGGTGGGCGGTGGTAACCATGACGACCGTTGGATACGGCGACATGCACCCAGTCACCATAGGGGGCAAAATCGTCGGCTCCCTGTGCGCGATCGCGGGCGTGTTAACTATCGCTTTGCCAGTGCCAGTTATAGTGTCCAATTTCAACTACTTTTACCACAGAGAGACTGAGGGAGAGGAGCAGGCGCAGTACCTCCACATCGGCAGCTGTCAGCCTTTGTCCTCCTCCGAGGAGCTGAAGAAGACGCGCAGCACGTCGTCGCTCAGCAAGTCGGAGTACATGGTCATTGAGGAGGGCATCAACAGCGCTTTCAAGCAGCCCAACTTCCCCGCTCAGAACAACCAGAACTGTGTGAACATTAAAAAGTTGTTCACAGACGTCTAG